One stretch of Salmo trutta chromosome 7, fSalTru1.1, whole genome shotgun sequence DNA includes these proteins:
- the LOC115197743 gene encoding 60S ribosomal protein L4-B produces MACARPLISIYSEKGESSGQNVVMPAVFKAPIRPDIVNFVHTNMCKNSRQPYAVSKLAGHQTSAESWGTGRAVARIPRVRGGGTHRSGQGAFGNMCRGGRMFAPTKTWRRWHRRINTTQKRYAICSALAASALPALVMSKGHRIEEIPEVPLVVDDKVEGYKKTKEAVLLLKKLKAWNDIKKVYASQRMRAGKGKMRNRRRIQRKGPCIIYNQDQGVTKAFRNIPGITLQNVNKLNLLRLAPGGHVGRFCIWTESAFRKLDQLYGTWRKSASLKVDYNLPMHKMTNTDLSRILKSEEIQKALRAPNKKIRRRVLKKNPLKNLRIMMKLNPYAKTARRQAILLHDPAIKAKMLKPKKKLSKKAPAKAAPAKA; encoded by the exons ATG GCTTGTGCCCGGCCTTTAATCTCTATCTACTCCGAGAAAGGAGAGAGTTCAGGCCAAAATGTCGTCATGCCTGCGGTGTTCAAGGCTCCCATCCGCCCGGACATTGTCAACTTTGTACACACCAACATGTGCAAGAACAGCCGTCAGCCCTATGCTGTCAGCAAACTGGCCG GTCATCAGACGAGCGCGGAGTCATGGGGTACAGGCCGAGCCGTGGCTCGTATTCCTCGTGTGAGAGGAGGTGGTACCCACCGCTCCGGCCAGGGAGCCTTCGGAAAT ATGTGTCGTGGAGGCCGCATGTTCGCCCCCACCAAGACGTGGCGGCGCTGGCACCGCAGGATCAACACTACCCAGAAGCGTTACGCCATCTGCTCCGCCCTGGCTGCGTCCGCCCTGCCCGCACTTGTCATGTCAAAAG GACACCGTATTGAGGAGATCCCAGAGGTTCCACTGGTAGTCGATGATAAAGTGGAGGGTTACAAGAAGACTAAAGAGGCTGTTCTACTGCTGAAGAAACTCAAAGCCTGGAACGACATCAAAAAG gtgtacGCGTCACAGCGCATGCGAGCTGGTAAAGGTAAGATGAGGAATCGCAGGCGTATCCAACGCAAAGGACCGTGCATCATCTACAACCAAGACCAAGGTGTCACCAAGGCCTTCAGAAACATCCCTG GCATCACCCTACAGAACGTGAACAAGCTGAACCTGCTGAGGCTCGCCCCCGGTGGTCATGTCGGCCGCTTCTGTATCTGGACCGAATCCGCCTTCCGTAAACTGGACCAGCTCTACGGAACCTGGCGCAAATCTGCCTCTCTCAAGGTGGACTACAA tctACCCATGCACAAGATGACCAACACAGATCTGAGCAGGATTCTGAAGAGTGAGGAGATCCAGAAAGCACTTCGTGCACCAAA CAAGAAGATCAGGCGCAGAGTCCTGAAGAAGAACCCTCTGAAGAACCTGAGAATAATGATGAAGCTGAACCCCTACGCCAAGACAGCCAGACGTCAAGCCATCCTGCTGCATGACCCGGCT ATCAAGGCCAAGATGCTGAAGCCTAAGAAGAAGCTGTCAAAAAAGGCCCCAGCAAAGGCAGCCCCAGCAAAGGCATAA